atatgcttgaaaaactgctcgaaacaaactcttgaaaattgttcaaaaacatattcgaaaaacttttcgaaaaaatacttgaaaattaCACAGAAAACTGCTTGATAAACTCAAGAAACTAATCGAAAAACTTCTTGAAAATGTACATGTAAAACTTCTGGAAAGATAGCTACTGTTCGAAACAGCTCCTTGACAAAGTATTCgaaaaattactcaaaaacCTACTCAAAACAGTAATAGaaaagacagcacaaaaaaaagacATCCGAAAAAACCAATAACAATTATTTTGCTACTTCATACACGACCTTCCTTACAagaaaactgctcaaaacaactgcacgaaaaactttttgaaaacggGCTTGAAAAGACAACACGAAAATTGTTCGTAAATTGGTCGTGCTGgggctggtgtctactgtcatgaaatgagactagagcagtctcattcacttggtggaAATTGTATTGTAATCCAagtagaaatctacgcgattctgtgtgaggTACATTGGAGCTCCAATAAATTCCGGAATCCGAAGTCGGATTTTCATAAAACTCAATAGCAGTTATTTAACTATCCCATACAGTAACACGTTAGTCAATAAGAGtatgtgaaaataaatttgaaaactaAATCCTGGACCGGAATTCTGCTGCAAACCAGTTCAGTCTCGAACCAGAATCTttgtctagaattcagttccagaacacagATTCAGTGATAAGTTCTACAACCCatatctagaattcagttctgaaattctgtttcagaattcagttcccaaGCTCAGATtcataattcagttccagaatacagcaTCAAAATTGAGGCATTCGGCACCAAcattcagctccagaattccaggtccagagttcagattttTTATCGAAGAAACAGAAccatccattttattcgtattcacgtcatccggttatgtctctaacattacccacccgccttttttttgctcggcgAGTTCCGTTAAGGGCCCCTAAGACTGTGGGACCGGGGGCACGTGCCCCCACTGCCTCTCTGTAAAAGTGGCCctgaaactgacataaattatgcatctagaactacaaCACTAACGAATATGCCCTCGCATACTACAATGCTGCTTTTATAAGATGGGCACATTACTGACGTATAGATGAAGGATAGTCAATGTTGAATATTGGAGTACTACGAGTACTGATAATAatcgtgtagtggaaacttcatCGGATTGACGAAAAatcattgtcaaaaaatcaaaactgcttatCAATCCagcaatactttctctccagagactgaactatttactatgtgcaatgaactcttctctcaatgttcAGTTTTTATATTTGAGCTCTAAACGCTAGATTTTTCAGAAATATGCGGACACAAGTTACCAAGGCAATTGGATTGGCGGTATTGATAAttgactgctattgaattttgtatTCGTGCGAAGCTGTGCGCTCAAgcgtatgtgtgtgtttttttgtaTGTGCGTAGTCACTAGTAAATTATGTATTGCAAGTATGTGCAAGTTCCGAAAAGTAAACTGATAATAGCAGAGAAAGGACGCCGAGTGCGAAACAGAATACCCTTTTGAAAATGGTCAATGTCTAAGAACTTCATAAGTAAACCTAAAAAATTGAACTCTCATCtattattaattttaatcaACTTTCTTAACCTCTACTCTTCTATCGCTATGCGTAGTGACAGTGAACTTATGACATTATTGATCGATTATATTCTGGATACCATACACTGCAAACAATTTTTCTTTCGGGCAGTTCGACAGTAGGTCTCAGTATGCTGTGAAGCCTGTATTAAGCAATTCAATTTGTTCCCGGAAGATTCAAAACATGGACCAATATGAACGTACTTTGGCTTTAATAAAACCGGATGGTATGCGGTATCGCGACACGATAATTCGTCGGATTCGGGATGCTGGTTTTGTCATCGTTCAGTCTCGAACGGTGAGACTAACCCCGGAACAAGCGTCGGAGTTCTATCGCTCGAAGGTAGCACACCAAAATTATCATGCCATGATTGTTGCCTTAGCTGAGGGGCCGATTCAGGCAATGTGTGTTTCTAAAGTTCATGCAGTGGATGATTTGAAGTGGTTAATTGGACCCGAACGTTATCAGGATGCTGTCCGAGATGCACCCGGATCCATTCGCGCCATTTTACCCGATAGTAGCGATGAGGTGAGGAATGCTATTCATGCAAGTGACGATGCCGCCAGTGCTCGGTTCGAGATTCGTTTTTTCTTTCCA
This genomic window from Malaya genurostris strain Urasoe2022 chromosome 1, Malgen_1.1, whole genome shotgun sequence contains:
- the LOC131425307 gene encoding nucleoside diphosphate kinase homolog 5 gives rise to the protein MDQYERTLALIKPDGMRYRDTIIRRIRDAGFVIVQSRTVRLTPEQASEFYRSKVAHQNYHAMIVALAEGPIQAMCVSKVHAVDDLKWLIGPERYQDAVRDAPGSIRAILPDSSDEVRNAIHASDDAASARFEIRFFFPLLVLEPILNDQKLNDYLFAMVNPTLMDGLYLVARERPNDPVLWLSNWLQTNNPYKPKTVTEPLGAVRSVVQDGNLLDAIPEDDFIGAQSICDCQTFRSNGLCSCSLSTIAKSERIEIE